From Eubalaena glacialis isolate mEubGla1 chromosome 5, mEubGla1.1.hap2.+ XY, whole genome shotgun sequence, one genomic window encodes:
- the OCIAD2 gene encoding OCIA domain-containing protein 2 isoform X2, whose translation MASVSTHENQDKGPHLPPPSKQSLLFCPKSKLHIHRSEISKIIRECQEESFWKRALPFSLVSMLVTQGLVHHGTACLPVRNAKQSMD comes from the exons ATGGCTTCAGTGTCTACGCATGAAAACCAAGATAAAGGTCCCCATTTGCCACCACCAAGCAAGCAG AGTCTGTTGTTTTGTCCAAAATCAAAACTGCACATCCACAGATCAGAGATTTCAAAGATTATCCGGGAATGTCAAGAAGAAAGTTTCTGGAAGAGAG CTCTGCCTTTTTCTCTTGTAAGCATGCTTGTCACCCAAGGACTGGTCCACCATG GCACTGCCTGCTTACCTGTGAGGAATGCAAAACAAAGCATGGATTAA
- the OCIAD2 gene encoding OCIA domain-containing protein 2 isoform X1, which translates to MASVSTHENQDKGPHLPPPSKQSLLFCPKSKLHIHRSEISKIIRECQEESFWKRALPFSLVSMLVTQGLVHHGYLAANPRFGSLPKVARTACLPVRNAKQSMD; encoded by the exons ATGGCTTCAGTGTCTACGCATGAAAACCAAGATAAAGGTCCCCATTTGCCACCACCAAGCAAGCAG AGTCTGTTGTTTTGTCCAAAATCAAAACTGCACATCCACAGATCAGAGATTTCAAAGATTATCCGGGAATGTCAAGAAGAAAGTTTCTGGAAGAGAG CTCTGCCTTTTTCTCTTGTAAGCATGCTTGTCACCCAAGGACTGGTCCACCATG GTTACTTAGCAGCTAATCCAAGATTTGGATCATTGCCTAAAGTTGCAC GCACTGCCTGCTTACCTGTGAGGAATGCAAAACAAAGCATGGATTAA